In Pyrodictium occultum, the genomic window TCGGGGTAGGAGGCTGCAGCCGTCCAGCATCTGCGGGCTCCTCGCAGAGGCGGGGAGGAGGCTGGACTATATGAAGACCGGCGCGGTGAAGACTGTGGCGATAGTGGGCGGGCGGCAGGGCTCCCGCGTGCTTCTCGGCTGCCGCCTCCTGCTGCGCGACGAGGAATGCTGGCCCGAGGCTAGGGAGGCGGAGGAGGTGATAAGGCGAGTGCTGGCTGCCCGCGGCTACTCGCTCTCCCGGGTCCTCCTCGTGGACCCGGAGGAGGCTGCATGCATCGCGTACGGCAGCCGCTACGGCTATCCCTGCGGCTAGCGCTGGGAGGTGGTACAGCACTGGGGAGGAGAAGCCCCAGGGGCAGGCTCATAGCCGGGGTGGACGAGGCCGGCCGGGGCCCAGTCATAGGCCCCATGGTGGTTGCAGGGGTTGTGGTGGACGAGGCTTCTCTGGAGAGGCTAGCGGAGCTAGGCGTTAGGGACAGCAAGGAGCTCTCGCCGGTGCAGCGGCGCCGCCTGCTCCCCGAGATACTGAGGCTAGCCAAGTACGTGGTCGTGGTCAAGCTCCCGCCAGCCCTCATAGACATGGTTAACCTCAACAGGCTGGAGCTGGAGACCATAGCCTACATACTCGGCCGGGTCCGGAGCGTGCTGGGCAGGGTTGACGCGGTCTACCTTGACGCCGTCGGCCCGGTGGACAAGATGGTTAGCGAGATAAGAAGGCTCACGGGGCTGGGAGCCCCGATAGTTGCAGAGCCCCGCGCCGACGCAAAGTACCCAGCGGTGTCGGCGGCCAGCATAGTAGCCAAGGTGGCCCGCGACGAGGAGATTGAGAGGCTCCGCCGCCTCTACGGGGTGAGGGGCTCCGGCTACCCCACTGACCCGGAGACCCTTGAGTGGATAAGGGAGGCCTACCGTCGGAGCCCCAGCCAGCCGCCATGGTTCGTGAGGCGCTCCTGGTCCACGCTCCGCCGGGTAGCGCCGGGCTGGTATAGGGCCAAGAGCCAGACTAGCACCGCTCAAGGCAGGAGGCGGTCCCTCCTAGACTATCTCGAGGGCAGTAGTGCCAGAAACTAGGGGCCGGGGAGGCTCAGTTACGGCCACACTCTTCACCCCCTCCGAGGGGCTCTGGTAAGCCCACCTATCATCACGGCCCGCGTGGTGCGCGGCCCCTCGGAGGGGGTGGCAGGCCAGATTAGGGGTCCTTCTCTCCTCCGCGGGCTCCTCCAGGGCCGGCGTCCTGGATGTGCTGGCAGGGTCTGGCAGGCGGCGTGATGCATTATGGACAAGGTGGCCAGGGCGATTATAGACTTTAGCGCCAAGGTGCTGCATACGGTTATGACGAGGCATGTGAGCCATGATAAGGCGTACCAGGAGGCCATAAGAGAGCTCCGGAAGGCGGCCCGCTATGTGCCTCCACGCGTGCTCTACAGGGTTTCCCACGACATAGTGTCGGACTACTACCTCCTCCGGTACGCGGAGCAGAAGATCTACGGCAGCCGGGGCAGCGCGAGGAGAATGGCCAGGCTCTGGCTCCTCCTCCGGGGCTTAGAGTCCGAGCATCTAGCTGGCTACGTGGAGAGCGTTGAGAGGCTCCGGCGGAAGCTGTCCAAGAGCCTACCCCGGCAGGTGGAGAGCGTCGAGGAGCTTCTAGAGCGCGTGGAGGATGAGGCCCTCCGCCTCTCAGTCAAGTACTCCTACCCACGCTGGTTCGTAGAGATATTCCTTGAGCTGCTGGGCAGGAGTGAGACCGAGAGGCTCCTAGCCGCGCTCAACACGGAGAAGTGGTGGATAAGGGTGAACACGCTCAAGACCGACGTGGATATCGTGGCTCAGCGGCTCCTGGATAAGGGCGTGATTGTACGCAGGGACCCCGACCTCCCCTACATGCTCGAAGTGGTGGACTTCAGCGAGCCCCTCCACCACCTGGAGGAGATGTGGAGGGGCGAGATAGTCTTCCAGGACAAGGCGTCTGCCCTCGTGGTTGAAGCCCTCGAGCCGGAGCCGGGGGACGTGATACTGGACATGGCAGCCGCCCCTGGGGTCAAGGACTCCCTCATAATGCAGCTAACCGGCAACCGCGCCAGGATAATAGCGGTAGACGTTTCCTGGGAGAGGCTGAAGAGAACGAGAAGGCTTCTCCACCTCTACGGGGTAGACATGTCCAGGGTTGAGCTGCTTCACGCAGACTCGCGCTTCATGGCGCTGAGGCTCCCCCCGGGCAAGATAATCCTCGACGCGCCGTGCACTAGCAGCGGAGCCGTCGGCAAGGACCCGGCGATAAAGATGCATCTCGAGGATCTCTCATGGGTCCAGAGGTTCCCCCGGATACAAAGGGAGATGCTGCAGAGGGCGCTAAGCCTCGGCCCAGAATACGTGGTGTATGCTGTCTGTAGTGTACTCCCATTCGAGGGCGAGGAGCACATAGCAGCCCTCGAGGCGGGTATCGAGCTGGAGGAGCCGCCGATCCCCGGAGCCCCGGGCTACAGTCCCTACGCTTTCCGGAGTCAGGTGCGCAGGCTCCTACCCCACCTCCACGGCACGCAGGGCTTCTTCATAGCGAGGCTGAGGCGCCGCGGAGGAGGCGGGTAAATGGAGAGGAATGCTGTGGCGGCGTGCAATCCGTCACCCGGCTCACCCCATGGGCCCGCCGCCACGGCGGCGTTGCCGGGGCCCTGACCCCCGCTGCCACGGGTAGGGGCCCGGGGGGGGGCCGCGGGCTATATGGTGTGTGCTTAGCTGAGGTCCCTGGGCTGCCCCGTAGAAAA contains:
- the rnhB gene encoding ribonuclease HII; protein product: MHRVRQPLRLSLRLALGGGTALGRRSPRGRLIAGVDEAGRGPVIGPMVVAGVVVDEASLERLAELGVRDSKELSPVQRRRLLPEILRLAKYVVVVKLPPALIDMVNLNRLELETIAYILGRVRSVLGRVDAVYLDAVGPVDKMVSEIRRLTGLGAPIVAEPRADAKYPAVSAASIVAKVARDEEIERLRRLYGVRGSGYPTDPETLEWIREAYRRSPSQPPWFVRRSWSTLRRVAPGWYRAKSQTSTAQGRRRSLLDYLEGSSARN
- a CDS encoding RsmB/NOP family class I SAM-dependent RNA methyltransferase produces the protein MDKVARAIIDFSAKVLHTVMTRHVSHDKAYQEAIRELRKAARYVPPRVLYRVSHDIVSDYYLLRYAEQKIYGSRGSARRMARLWLLLRGLESEHLAGYVESVERLRRKLSKSLPRQVESVEELLERVEDEALRLSVKYSYPRWFVEIFLELLGRSETERLLAALNTEKWWIRVNTLKTDVDIVAQRLLDKGVIVRRDPDLPYMLEVVDFSEPLHHLEEMWRGEIVFQDKASALVVEALEPEPGDVILDMAAAPGVKDSLIMQLTGNRARIIAVDVSWERLKRTRRLLHLYGVDMSRVELLHADSRFMALRLPPGKIILDAPCTSSGAVGKDPAIKMHLEDLSWVQRFPRIQREMLQRALSLGPEYVVYAVCSVLPFEGEEHIAALEAGIELEEPPIPGAPGYSPYAFRSQVRRLLPHLHGTQGFFIARLRRRGGGG